From Onychostoma macrolepis isolate SWU-2019 chromosome 05, ASM1243209v1, whole genome shotgun sequence, one genomic window encodes:
- the tbx5a gene encoding T-box transcription factor TBX5-A isoform X2 — protein sequence MADSEDTFRLQNSPSDTSSKDLQSDGKSDKQNGAVSKSPSSQTTYIQQGMEGIKVYLHERELWTKFHEVGTEMIITKAGRRMFPSFKVKVTGLNPKTKYILLMDVVPADDHRYKFADNKWSVTGKAEPAMPGRLYVHPDSPATGAHWMRQLVSFQKLKLTNNHLDPFGHITQLKIENNPFAKGFRGSDDMELHRMSRMQSTKEYPVVPRSTVRQRVGTSQSPFAGDVQGLSTPSGMSSQYSCENGVTSTSQDLLPQSSSYPLPHEHSQDYHCIKRKVEDDCHAGEHSYKKTYVESSSSEDDHYYRPVSYSQSLGLSGTPYRAESGQRQACMYASASQSTEPVPSLEDISCNTWAGVSPYAGCSVTTMQQMERLPYQHFSAHFTSGPLVSRLSAGHASPQLGDTHAMYQGSMAHQSLGRQCSPSAGIQSPTAGLQGNEYLYTHSIPRTLSPHQYHAVHSVSIMPDWNEGS from the exons ATGGCGGACAGTGAAGACACCTTTCGGCTCCAAAACTCTCCCAGTGACACCAGTTCAAAAGATTTACAAAGCGATGGTAAATCAGACAAGCAGAATGGAGCCGTTAGCAAATCCCCGTCATCACAGACAACCTACATTCAACAG GGAATGGAAGGGATAAAAGTTTACTTGCACGAGCGAGAGTTGTGGACAAAGTTTCATGAAGTGGGAACTGAAATGATCATCACCAAAGCCGGGAG GCGGATGTTCCCAAGCTTCAAAGTGAAGGTCACCGGGTTGAACCCAAAAACCAAATACATTCTGCTGATGGATGTCGTGCCAGCGGACGACCACCGCTATAAATTCGCCGATAACAAATG GTCTGTGACGGGGAAAGCAGAACCTGCGATGCCGGGAAGGCTGTACGTCCATCCGGATTCTCCAGCCACCGGCGCGCATTGGATGCGGCAACTGGTGTCTTTCCAGAAGTTGAAATTAACCAACAACCACCTCGATCCCTTCGGACAT ATCACCCAACTGAAGATCGAGAACAATCCCTTCGCAAAGGGCTTTCGTGGAAGTGACGATATGGAGCTGCATCGCATGTCAAGAATGCAGAG CACCAAGGAGTATCCGGTGGTCCCTCGCAGTACCGTACGCCAGCGGGTCGGCACCAGCCAGAGTCCGTTCGCCGGTGACGTCCAAGGTCTGTCCACTCCCAGCGGCATGAGCTCTCAGTACTCCTGTGAGAACGGGGTCACGAGCACATCGCAGGACCTGCTGCCTCAGTCGAGCTCTTATCCTCTGCCCCACGAACACAGCCAAGACTATCACTGCATCAAGAGGAAAG TTGAGGACGACTGTCACGCAGGAGAGCACTCATACAAGAAGACCTACGTGGAAAGCTCATCCAGCGAGGACGATCACTACTATCGGCCCGTGAGCTACTCTCAGTCTTTGGGTCTCAGCGGCACCCCCTACAGGGCCGAGTCTGGTCAGCGGCAGGCCTGCATGTACGCCAGTGCGTCGCAGTCCACCGAGCCCGTGCCGAGCCTGGAAGACATCAGCTGCAACACCTGGGCGGGGGTCTCACCTTACGCCGGCTGCTCGGTGACCACCATGCAGCAGATGGAGCGACTGCCCTACCAGCACTTCTCAGCTCACTTCACCTCAGGACCCCTCGTGTCCAGATTGAGCGCAGGCCATGCCTCACCGCAGCTAGGCGACACCCATGCCATGTACCAGGGGTCCATGGCCCATCAGTCGCTGGGCCGCCAATGCAGTCCAAGTGCGGGAATCCAGTCGCCGACCGCCGGGCTGCAAGGCAACGAATACTTGTACACTCACAGTATACCTCGCACCCTGTCTCCGCACCAATACCACGCTGTGCACAGCGTAAGCATTATGCCTGACTGGAATGAGGGCAGCTAA
- the tbx5a gene encoding T-box transcription factor TBX5-A isoform X1 has protein sequence MADSEDTFRLQNSPSDTSSKDLQSDGKSDKQNGAVSKSPSSQTTYIQQGMEGIKVYLHERELWTKFHEVGTEMIITKAGRRMFPSFKVKVTGLNPKTKYILLMDVVPADDHRYKFADNKWSVTGKAEPAMPGRLYVHPDSPATGAHWMRQLVSFQKLKLTNNHLDPFGHIILNSMHKYQPRIHIVKADENNGFGSKNTAFCTHVFPETAFIAVTSYQNHKITQLKIENNPFAKGFRGSDDMELHRMSRMQSTKEYPVVPRSTVRQRVGTSQSPFAGDVQGLSTPSGMSSQYSCENGVTSTSQDLLPQSSSYPLPHEHSQDYHCIKRKVEDDCHAGEHSYKKTYVESSSSEDDHYYRPVSYSQSLGLSGTPYRAESGQRQACMYASASQSTEPVPSLEDISCNTWAGVSPYAGCSVTTMQQMERLPYQHFSAHFTSGPLVSRLSAGHASPQLGDTHAMYQGSMAHQSLGRQCSPSAGIQSPTAGLQGNEYLYTHSIPRTLSPHQYHAVHSVSIMPDWNEGS, from the exons ATGGCGGACAGTGAAGACACCTTTCGGCTCCAAAACTCTCCCAGTGACACCAGTTCAAAAGATTTACAAAGCGATGGTAAATCAGACAAGCAGAATGGAGCCGTTAGCAAATCCCCGTCATCACAGACAACCTACATTCAACAG GGAATGGAAGGGATAAAAGTTTACTTGCACGAGCGAGAGTTGTGGACAAAGTTTCATGAAGTGGGAACTGAAATGATCATCACCAAAGCCGGGAG GCGGATGTTCCCAAGCTTCAAAGTGAAGGTCACCGGGTTGAACCCAAAAACCAAATACATTCTGCTGATGGATGTCGTGCCAGCGGACGACCACCGCTATAAATTCGCCGATAACAAATG GTCTGTGACGGGGAAAGCAGAACCTGCGATGCCGGGAAGGCTGTACGTCCATCCGGATTCTCCAGCCACCGGCGCGCATTGGATGCGGCAACTGGTGTCTTTCCAGAAGTTGAAATTAACCAACAACCACCTCGATCCCTTCGGACAT ATTATCCTGAATTCCATGCATAAATATCAGCCCAGGATTCACATCGTAAAAGCAGATGAAAATAACGGATTTGGATCCAAAAACACCGCTTTCTGCACTCACGTGTTCCCGGAAACGGCGTTCATTGCAGTCACGTCTTACCAAAACCATAAG ATCACCCAACTGAAGATCGAGAACAATCCCTTCGCAAAGGGCTTTCGTGGAAGTGACGATATGGAGCTGCATCGCATGTCAAGAATGCAGAG CACCAAGGAGTATCCGGTGGTCCCTCGCAGTACCGTACGCCAGCGGGTCGGCACCAGCCAGAGTCCGTTCGCCGGTGACGTCCAAGGTCTGTCCACTCCCAGCGGCATGAGCTCTCAGTACTCCTGTGAGAACGGGGTCACGAGCACATCGCAGGACCTGCTGCCTCAGTCGAGCTCTTATCCTCTGCCCCACGAACACAGCCAAGACTATCACTGCATCAAGAGGAAAG TTGAGGACGACTGTCACGCAGGAGAGCACTCATACAAGAAGACCTACGTGGAAAGCTCATCCAGCGAGGACGATCACTACTATCGGCCCGTGAGCTACTCTCAGTCTTTGGGTCTCAGCGGCACCCCCTACAGGGCCGAGTCTGGTCAGCGGCAGGCCTGCATGTACGCCAGTGCGTCGCAGTCCACCGAGCCCGTGCCGAGCCTGGAAGACATCAGCTGCAACACCTGGGCGGGGGTCTCACCTTACGCCGGCTGCTCGGTGACCACCATGCAGCAGATGGAGCGACTGCCCTACCAGCACTTCTCAGCTCACTTCACCTCAGGACCCCTCGTGTCCAGATTGAGCGCAGGCCATGCCTCACCGCAGCTAGGCGACACCCATGCCATGTACCAGGGGTCCATGGCCCATCAGTCGCTGGGCCGCCAATGCAGTCCAAGTGCGGGAATCCAGTCGCCGACCGCCGGGCTGCAAGGCAACGAATACTTGTACACTCACAGTATACCTCGCACCCTGTCTCCGCACCAATACCACGCTGTGCACAGCGTAAGCATTATGCCTGACTGGAATGAGGGCAGCTAA